The following proteins are co-located in the Silene latifolia isolate original U9 population chromosome 1, ASM4854445v1, whole genome shotgun sequence genome:
- the LOC141585938 gene encoding serine/threonine-protein phosphatase 7 long form homolog: MQLWSWEHISIGRPTIMLPQIEGEENPIGSQVVPGVDPLGCRWLRVDRSYTDHLLGLVTFRHALDTMTDSMFTWEPYSREVLALLPDICTEDPYEWIVNAPLICFEAVEWHYAERVVRQFGWHPTLPNSCKTSKKLHKIDRRGNATNYEELHRLSIDKWNNRKSRLTPRGLPYKGYLDYNDPYLEWYRKITRLVISPLSAETQNKDLYEKRHNFYPNAADNMLLSQGHVYNYERATTMLGEMPDGVPLSHVNMVKEMQSMSLECLQRTGHGHLILPTEADHPSPPHNEPRRYDLRHRAVQLTPIQEEATPSGSTSKQKGKRPRSRLAED; encoded by the exons ATGCAACTTTGGTCTTGGGAGCATATATCTATTGGTCGTCCAACCATTATGTTACCTCAAATAGAGGGGGAAGAGAACCCTATTGGTTCACAAGTAGTCCCGGGTGTTGACCCTCTAGGTTGTAGGTGGCTAAGAGTAGACCGTTCTTATACGGATCACTTGCTTGGATTAGTCACATTTAGGCATGCTCTTGATACTATGACCGACTCCATGTTTACTTGGGAACCATACTCTAGGGAAGTCCTTGCCCTTCTCCCCGACATTTGTACCGAAGACCCTTATGAGTGGATTGTAAATGCACCACTCATTTGCTTTGAGGCGGTTGAGTGGCATTATGCGGAGAGGGTTGTTAGGCAATTTGGTTGGCATCCAACGCTACCCAATTCGTGCAAGACTTCTAAGAAGTTGCACAAGATAGATCGACGGGGAAATGCGACTAATTATGAGGAATTGCATAGATTGAGCATTGACAAGTGGAACAACCGCAAATCAAGATTGACTCCTCGCGGTCTTCCCTACAAGGGTTATCTTGACTACAATGATCCATACCTTGAATGGTATCGTAAAATCACTCGTCTAGTCATTAGCCCGCTTAGTGCCGAGACACAAAACAAGGATTTATATGAGAAGAGACACAATTTCTATCCAAATGCGGCGGACAATATGTTACTT AGTCAAGGTCATGTATACAACTATGAACGTGCCACAACTATGCTTGGTGAGATGCCGGATGGTGTGCCACTATCACATGTAAACATGGTGAAAGAAATGCAGTCAATGTCACTCGAGTGCTTGCAACGCACGGGACACGGGCATCTAATCCTACCTACCGAGGCCGATCATCCAAGCCCTCCACACAATGAACCTCGAAGATATGACTTACGACACCGAGCGGTTCAACTTACCCCTATCCAAGAGGAGGCGACACCGAGCGGTTCAACTTCAAAACAAAAAGGAAAGAGGCCACGCTCGAGATTGGCCGAAGATTAG
- the LOC141643520 gene encoding uncharacterized protein LOC141643520, with translation MEVNNYPLTCWWNGEVVVNGEDISYKGGCETFVLVSSNISFNELKNEIYESLEVDRSKFELNIKMKFPSVRGYKVVSLNNDRSLKALWAIVCQSKAGSMDLFIELKPIEEDPNFSFTNMLSQVEDPNWHVSLSSNHVDEVAIDGNIFGDEIEKGIEEEDALLLLSEDEDDMVDLVSQPCTNTQFIELGALDVGHENSWYKSCVAPFKSGEEFSKGQDFASKELLRQVVTTYNVARNQVYKIAESRPHTVTYKCNRQPSPCSWYLRATKKNIHMDVFTIVSYEGPHEASCVVRKPSLDHPNLRGEFISNAIKHLVKEDWGAKVSLLRASITKEFNFKISYWKTWMAKQRALADLYGDWEESYAYIPRYLDALKEVNPGTAVHFVNKPTNDPNVQQFDKVFWSFGPSIKGFPHCRPIITIDGTHLYGKYRGTMLIAMGVDANEQLFPLAFAIVEKENYENWSWFLACIRHYVTNRRGLCVLSDRHAGILKSMSQPGSGWEEPYAFHRYCIRHHASNINKMFKDSDLKSTFSETAMQHQIRKFDLGMEKIGLINANARALLDSIPPSKWSLAHDGGKRYGLKTTNMSECFNGVLKGVRFLPIQALVKATFTRVNKYFVERRKLTRDRLLGGLKWSDKVTKTLDEIEEIGAHHEVNEHDFETGLYQVSTCQGRRLGNRAGKSHTVRLNEGACTCNKWQNFHYPCSHVMAVCRAFSIDVDQYVDPLYSSGEYHGSYRTIFQPIPDEGYWRPWTDKTLIPNYALMRGKGRPKSKRIRNEMDENSKSSYSCSLCNVEGHNKRSCPTRG, from the coding sequence ATGGAGGTGAATAATTACCCTTTGACTTGTTGGTGGAATGGTGAAGTTGTGGTAAATGGTGAAGATATTAGCTATAAGGGTGGTTGTGAAACCTTTGTTCTTGTTAGTAGTAATATTAGTTTTAATGAGCTCAAGAATGAAATTTATGAGTCTTTAGAGGTTGATAGATCAAAATTTGAGCTAAATATCAAAATGAAATTTCCAAGTGTAAGAGGTTACAAAGTAGTATCCTTGAATAATGATCGTAGTTTGAAAGCTTTGTGGGCAATTGTGTGTCAATCAAAAGCCGGTTCCATGGATTTGTTTATCGAGTTAAAGCCTATTGAAGAAGATCCTAATTTCTCATTCACAAATATGCTTAGTCAAGTTGAGGATCCTAATTGGCATGTGTCTTTGTCAAGTAATCATGTTGACGAAGTGGCTATAGATGGTAATATTTTTGGAGATGAGATTGAAAAAGGGATTGAAGAGGAGGATGCATTGCTTTTGTTGAGTGAGGATGAGGATGATATGGTAGACCTTGTTTCTCAACCATGTACTAACACCCAATTTATCGAACTTGGAGCTTTAGATGTTGGGCATGAAAATAGTTGGTATAAGTCATGTGTGGCTCCATTTAAGAGTGGTGAGGAATTTAGTAAGGGACAAGATTTTGCAAGCAAAGAGCTTTTGCGACAAGTTGTGACAACCTACAACGTGGCTAGAAACCAAGTTTATAAAATTGCCGAATCAAGACCTCACACCGTGACTTATAAATGTAATAGACAACCGTCACCTTGTAGTTGGTATTTGAGAGCCACTAAAAAAAACATCCATATGGATGTTTTCACAATTGTGTCATACGAAGGGCCACATGAAGCTTCTTGTGTGGTTCGGAAACCATCTCTTGATCATCCAAATTTAAGGGGGGAGTTTATTAGCAATGCTATTAAGCATCTTGTGAAAGAAGATTGGGGGGCTAAGGTGAGTTTGTTAAGGGCATCCATAACAAAGGAGTTCAACTTCAAGATCTCTTATTGGAAGACTTGGATGGCAAAACAAAGAGCTTTGGCGGATCTTTATGGAGATTGGGAGGAGTCTTATGCTTATATTCCCCGTTACTTAGATGCTTTAAAAGAGGTGAATCCGGGAACCGCCGTCCATTTTGTCAATAAGCCCACTAATGATCCCAATGTCCAACAATTTGATAAAGTTTTTTGGTCATTTGGTCCCTCGATCAAAGGCTTCCCACATTGTAGGCCAATAATTACCATAGATGGCACTCATCTTTATGGTAAATATCGTGGGACTATGTTGATTGCAATGGGAGTTGATGCAAATGAACAACTCTTTCCGTTAGCGTTTGCCATTGTTGAGAAGGAGAACTATGAGAATTGGAGTTGGTTTTTGGCTTGCATAAGACATTATGTGACAAATCGTAGAGGTCTTTGTGTCTTGTCCGACCGCCATGCGGGTATTTTGAAGTCAATGAGTCAACCGGGAAGTGGTTGGGAAGAGCCATACGCTTTTCATAGGTATTGTATTAGACATCATGCATCAAATATCAACAAGATGTTCAAAGATTCCGATTTAAAATCAACTTTCTCGGAGACCGCAATGCAACATCAAATTAGAAAATTTGACTTAGGTATGGAGAAAATAGGTTTGATCAATGCGAATGCTAGAGCTTTGTTAGATAGCATCCCTCCAAGCAAGTGGTCTCTTGCTCACGATGGTGGGAAGAGATATGGTTTGAAAACAACAAATATGAGTGAATGTTTCAATGGTGTTTTGAAGGGGGTAAGATTTCTCCCAATTCAAGCCCTTGTAAAAGCCACTTTTACCCGAGTTAACAAGTATTTTGTTGAGAgaagaaaattgacaagggatAGGTTGTTAGGTGGGTTGAAATGGTCGGACAAAGTTACTAAGACACTAGATGAAATTGAAGAAATAGGCGCCCACCATGAAGTTAATGAACATGATTTTGAGACGGGCCTTTATCAAGTGTCTACATGTCAAGGTCGTAGGCTAGGAAATCGTGCCGGGAAAAGCCACACGGTGCGATTGAATGAAGGGGCTTGTACTTGTAATAAGTGGCAAAACTTtcattatccttgttcacatGTAATGGCGGTATGTCGTGCTTTTTCGATCGACGTGGATCAATATGTTGACCCTTTGTACTCTTCCGGGGAATACCATGGTAGTTATCGCACAATCTTTCAACCAATTCCGGATGAGGGTTATTGGAGACCATGGACGgataaaacattgattccaaatTATGCTTTGATGAGAGGAAAGGGAAGACCAAAATCAAAAAGAATTCGTAATGAAATGGATGAGAATTCCAAGTCCTCTTATAGTTGTAGTTTATGCAATGTAGAGGGACATAACAAGCGGTCATGTCCAACAAGGGggtaa